TCTGGACAGCACCGTGGATAAATCAGGGGAGAAGCAGTCTTACGGTTTGAGCACCTTGACCAGTCCCAGGGTCGCCTCGCTATACCCGGCCCGCGCATACAGTTTGCGGGCGCGGGCATTGGTGGCGAATACATGAAGCTGAAGCTGCTTCAGGCCGCGCTCCCAGGCCCAGCGCTCGGCCTGTTCGAGCAGCAGTTGCCCCAGCCCATGCCCCTCGGCCCACTCGGCCAGTGCCAGGTCGGCCAGGTAGGCAAAAGGTGGGCCGAACAGTGGGCGCTCGGTGTCGAGGCGCAGGAATCCGGCGCGCCGGTCTGGCTGTCCGGCCTGCTCCATCCAGGCGATCAGCAGGGCACTGTCACTCTGCGGCGCGGCCAGCGCGCCGAGTAGGTGCTGCGCCGCGCCCGCCAGCACCGCGCCTTCATCCTGTCCCGGCGGCAGTCCGAAAGACACAAAACGCGGCAAGAGATCTTGCAGAAAGCCCAGATCGTCGCGGCCAGCAGGCCGCAGCACCAGAGCGGCATTGGTCATGGGGTCATGATACCGGGTGTCAATGTCTCAATGCGTCGAGCGAGGCGTTCAGCCGCCGGAACTGCTCCACGCCCAGGCCCAGCGCCTCGGCTTGCAAGCGCTCGGTCTCATTGTCCGGAGCGCCCGGCAGCGTGCGGCGCAGCTGACCGGAGCACTGGATATGCTCCACGTCGCTGTCGCTGATCGGCACGCCGTTGATTTCACAAATGGCGAGGCGCATGCACCCAGTCTGCCGCGCTCGAACGCTTCCCGCCTCTGCACAATGGCGCAGATGGGGCATCAGACTATTTTTTCAAGCAGTTGACCAAAATTGTAAACAGACCGCGCCCTTTCCGAAGAGGGCGCTGCTACACTCGCCGCTATGACCTGGCTCAAACCACTCGCCATTCCCGACACCGCTGAGCAGACGTATGCGGCTTTTTTTGCCGATCTGGAGACCAAGCTCAGTGACCCGGCGACCCACCGTCCGGAACTGGTGCGCGACTTGCTGGCCGAGCTGGTCTACGGGCGCAGCTACGCGGCCCTGACCGCCGACTCGCCGCTGCTGGCCCTCAACCTCGATTCGCGCAACGTGACCTTCGAGGCCGAGTACTACATGGCCACCGACGACGCCGAGTTCCAGCGGGTCAAGCCGCTGCTATGGCTGTGGAAGAACGTGGACCTCACCCCGCTGGGCCACAATCCGCTGTTCGGCATTCCGCTGCGGCAGGTGCTGGCGGGCCACATCTTCAAATCGGTGGGCCGCAACTTCAAGTGCTGGCAGAATGTGGAATTCTCGGTGGGCTACAACATGGAAGTCGGCGACGATGTGGTGGTTCACCGCAACGTGCTGCTCGACGATATCGGCGGCATCGAGCTGCACGACGGCGCTTCGGTCAGCGACTACGTCAACATCTACAGTCACACCCACTCGGTTCTCGACGGCTCCGACGTGACCCTGCGCAAAACCGTGATTGGGCGCGGTGCACGCCTGACCTACCACTCCACCATCCTGGCCGGAAGTGTGGTCAGCGACGACGCCCTGCTGGCGACCCACGCACTGCTGCGCGGCGACATCGAGCCGCACGGCATCGCGATGGGCCTCCCGGCCCGGACCACCCGCCTGAAAATCAGGGAGGCAGGGCCAGTGGGGGGCATTGATTCGCGCACCCACCCAGCGCACGCACCGCTCAAGGCCAACCCGCAGTTCCCCGAGCCGACGCCCAACCAGACCAGGCGCATTGATGAGGAAGCCGAGCCGGTGCTGCCGCGCATGGGCTTCGTGGCCGGGAACAAGAGATAGGAGCCAATCTCTACTTGAGCAGTTGCCGCCCCAGCAGCACCAGGCCCACGCCCAGCAGCGCCAGCAGCGCAGCCACGCTCAGGCGGCGGTCCCTGCGCCAGTTGCCTATCGCCACCGCCAGCGCTGCCAGCACCGGCACCAGCATCAGCCAGTAGACTGCCCAGCGCGCAAACGCGGGCCAGATCACGCCGACGACCAAAGCCGCCAGGCCGACGCCGAAGCCCAGCGGAAAGAGCCAGGTGGGCAGGCCCGCTTGCTCGCTCTGCGCCCCGTCGCGCTTCACTTCTTCCTTCATGCCCAGTACTTCCATAGCATCTGCCCGGCGGTAAAGATCAGCAGCAGACTGAAGGCCAACTTCAGATTCTGGGCGCTGATGCGGGTCGCCAGCCCAGTGCCTGCCCGCGCACCGATCAGAATCCCCGCTGCCACCGCTGCCGCCAGGTGAAAGTCGAGGAAGCCGCCCGCGCTGTAGATCAGGGCGTTGGCGACGGCAGTGAGGCCCATGATGAAGGTGCTGGTGGCAATCGCTTCCCGAATGGGAATGCCTGCCAGCAGATTCATGACCGGCACCTGCACCGTGCCGCCGCCGATGCCGAGAAGCCCGCTCATGATGCCTGCAAATCCCATCGCGGGCGGCACCAGCTTGCTCGGCTCGCGCTCCTGCTCGATGCGCTTGAGGCCGCGCAGCAGGTTGTAGGCGCTGTAGAGCAGCAGCGCAGCGAACACGGTGGCCACCGCCCTGGCCGGGAGAATTAGGCCCAGATAGCTGCCAGCCGCTCCGCCGATGATGGTGTAGGGCGAGAGCAGGTAGCCGGTGCGGGCGCGGATCAGCCCTTTTTGCAGGTAGCCCGCTGTGCCCGCCACGCCCACCGCCAGCACCCCGATCTGGCTGATGGCGACAGCCTGGGTGATGCTGATGTTGTCGCCGAACAGCGGCAGCACGTATTGCAGTGCGGGCACCACCACCACCCCACCGCCCAGCCCCAGAATCGCGCCCAGCACGCCTGCCAGGAGGCCGATCAAAACGACAGCGAGAATCAAGCGCGGCTCCGGCCAGCACAGGGGAAGTCATTCAGTTGGCGGCCGCTCACTTGACAGCACCCGTCGCCGCTGGCCCCGGCACGCCCAGCGCTTTCAGGGCCGCGTCCAGGGTGGTGTCGTTGCCGCTCTTGATCAGTGCCTGAATGTCGGTGGGGGCGCTGATATCCGGCGTGATGTGGTCAGGCAGCGCTGCGCCGGTTTCGTCGAAGGCGCGCAGCATGGTGAGACTCAGAATTCCGTGATCGGGCAGTGGAAAGAAGTTCACGCCGCTGTTGCCCACCCCCTTGGTCGCCGTGCCGATGACCTTGACGCCGGTTTTCTGGGCAAAGAAGGTGAAGACTTCGGCGCACGAGGCGGTGTTCTCGCCCACCAGAATCGCTGCCGGGCCGTTCCAGACGTGGCTGGTGTGGTCAATGCGGGCACTCAGGGCCGGGGCCTGCTCGCCGCCCAGGCCGCCGAAACTCCAGCCACCGCCGCGAAAACGGGCCTGATATACCACCGGCTTGAAGATGCTGGCCGCCGCCACGCACTGATCGAGCCGCCCGCCGCCGTTGTAGCGCAGGTCAATGATCAGGTCGTGTGCGCCCGTCGCCTGGGCTTCCTTGATTCTCTCCAAAAACAGCGGCGCGCTGTCGCCTGACAGGAAAGTCGGGAAGTTGATCAGCGCCACCCCCGGAGCCGGATAACTCAGGCTCGGCTCGTCGCGGGCTTTCATCTCGGTTGGGGTGATGCTCAGGTTCAGAGAAGCTGTGCCGGGGCGCTGGATGACGAGGGCCAGCGGCTGGGCGGCACGTTCCAGACGCACGAAGGCCAGCGAATCCACCGCCTGATCCTTGCCCGCGACCTCGCCGTTGACCGACGTGATCAAATCGTAGAGCTTGACTCCAGCCTGCTCGGCGGGACTGCCTGCCTGCACGCCCACCACCAGCAGGCCTTCCGGCTGCTTGATGACCCGTGCGCCGGTACGCGGCACGCTCAGGTCGTTTTGAATCTCCATCAGGCGCTGGGCGGTCTCGGCGTCGCGGACGCTGGTGTGGTCGTCGTGAAAGTGGTCGAACATCTCGGTCAGCACGGCCCGGCCCGTCTCGAAGCTGCATGCCTCGCCCTCGGGCGCGCAGCGCGTCTGCAACTCGGCGGCGTACTGACTGACCAGGGTGCTGCGGTCCTCGTCGGACCAGCCGTAATACTCGCTCTGAAACAAATCACTCGCCCGGTTGAACAGCTCGGCGGCGGGACTGGTCTGGGCGGGGCTGGCCTGGGCACTGCTGAGGAGTGCGGCGCAGAGCACCAGCGTTCCCAGCGCCGCCCGACCCGTCTGATTGAACTTGATCACGCCCCAGCCTAGCGCGCCGGGCGCGGGCGCGAGTGTGAGAGCTGTGCTTGCCCGCCATGTGCATCGACGCGCCCACACCCTACTCCACCCGCAGGTAGATGGCCTTGAGATACTCGGCTTCCGTGAAGGTGGCGTGGTGGTCGGGGGCGTGGCGGGTGGTGCGCAGCTCCTTCCAGGCCCGGCCACTGCGCCGCGCCACCGTCCGCACCGCCTCGAAGAATTCCTCGGCGCTGACGTGTGACGAGCACGACGCCGACATCAGCACGCCGCCGGGCCGCAGCCGGTGGATGGCCTGATCGCTGAGGCGGCTGTAGGCGCGGATGGCCCCCTCGCGCTCGATTTCGCGCCGGGCCAGTGAGGGCGGGTCGAGCACGATCAGATCGAAGGGTTCGCCCGCGCCCGTGTCACCCGGCCCGGTCTCGCCCATCCAGGCGAACACGTCGGCCTGCACCGGGCGGTGAAAGCAGCGCGCCACGCCGGGCAATTCGCGGTTGAGCGCGAAGTTGCGCTCGCTGCTCTCCAGGGCGTGCCTGCTGATGTCCACGCTGACCACCTCTGCCGCGCCCGCCCGCGCCGAGGCCAGCGAGAAGCCGCCGGAAAAGGAAAAGGCGTTGAGTACCCGCCGCCCGTCGCCCTGCTGCACCAGTTTCTCGACCATGCCGCCCACAATCCGGCGGTTCTCCCGCTGATCGAGGAAGAAGCCGGTCTTCTGGCCGCGCACGACGTCGGCCTCGAACTTGAGGCCGTACTCCTGAAAGATGACCGGGCCGCCGATGGCCCCGCCCAGCAGCACCTGGCCGTCGCTGAAGCCCTGTCCAGCGGCCTGGGTCTGCATGTTGCGGCTCATTCTCAGCACCACCCGCAGGTCGGGCCACCCGCCGCGCGCCTCGCCGGGCACCTCGGCAGGGTCACTGCCCGACTCTGAAGCGGTGCCGAAGCGCCCTTGCAGCAGGTCCAGCAGCAGGTCCAGCAGCAGGTCCAGATGCGGCAGCCAGGCCGCCGTGTAAAGCTTGAGGACCAGCGTGTGGGCGTAGCGGTCCAGCACCAGGCCCGGCCAGCCGTCGCTCTCGCCGTTGATCAGGCGGTAGCCGTCGGTGCTCTCGCCGAACAGGGCCGCCCGGCGCTGCACCGCGCTTTCCAGGTGGCGCTTCCACCACAGCCGGTCCAGATTCAGCGGCGACCCGGCGTGCAGCACCCGCACCCGCAGCGGCGAGGACGGATCGTAGAGTCCCACCGCCAGAAAGCGGTCCTGCCGGTCATAGATGACGGCCAGTTCTCCGCTCTCGCCCTCGCGGTTTTGCTCGCGCACGCTGCTCTCGTAGACCCAGGGGTGCCCGCGCCGGATATGCCCCTCGGCGGCAGCGGTCAGGCGCAGGCGCAGGCGCGGGCGTTTGGCGGGGGCGGCGTCGGTCATACGATGTGGGTCGTCAGCGCGTCGAGGCCGTCAATCTCGACCCTCAAGGTGTCGCCCCGCTCAAGCGGCCCCACGCCCGAGGGCGTGCCGGTCAGCACCACGTCGCCGCGCTCCAGGGTCACGTAGCGGGTCACGTAGGTCAGAATCTGCACCACGTCGAAGATCATGAAGCTGGTGCGGCTGTCCTGCTTGGTTTCGCCGTTGACGAGCGTGCGGAGCGTCACGTCCGTCGGGTCGAACTGGGTTTCCAGCGTCGGCCCCAGCGGGCAGAAGCGGTCGGCGGCCTTGGCCCGGAACCACTGCAAATCGGTTTTCTGCTTGTCGCGGGCCGTCAGGTCGAGGGCGCAGGTGTAGCCCAGGATGGCGGCGGGCACCTCCACCGGCGTCAGGTTTCTGGCCGTCTGGCTGATCACCAGCGCCAGTTCGCCCTCGAAGTGAAAGTTCTCGGACCACTCGGGATAGCTGACGTTGCCGCTGTTCTCGGCGAGGGTGTTGGCCGCCTTGAGAAACAGGCCCGGCTCGCGCGGCAGCTCGCCCGTGTCGTTGCCGAGTTCCTTGATGTGGTCGATGTAATTGCGCCCCACACAGACGATCTTGCTGGGTTCGGCGGGAGCCAGCACCTGCACACTGCCGAGGAGCGCCGTCTCGCCGCTGACCTCGCCGCCCATGCCCAAGGTGACCTGAATCTGCTCGCCTTCCAGGCGGCCCCAGCGCACGCCTGCTCCGTCTCTGAACCGAATCAATTTCATGGCAAGAGTGTAGCGGGGTCCCGGCGTGATTGGGTTGGGTGTGCTTGAGACCAGCGCCTGAGCTTCTTGGATTCAGCTCCGCAGATTTAGCTTTGCCCCGTCCTCACCGGCCCCCGACATACAATGCTGTTCATGACCTCGCCCTCCATGACTTCCCCCCCGGCCTCCGGCTTTATTCGCGCCGACGACGTGCTGCAAGGCCGTCTCTCGGACGCCCAGACCGTTTTCCTGGAAAAGCAGTACGGCCACGGCAAGCTGATCCGGTTATTGGAAGTGGTGGGCGTGGGCGGTCCCTTCAAGGTGATGTCACCCTGGGAACTCGAAGACGCACGCGGGCAGCAGATCATCAACGCTTCGGGCTACGCCGCGCTGCCGTTCGGCGACAACCCACCGGAGCTGAACACCTTCCTGCGGGAAGTGCTGGAAAAAACCGATCAGGTGATGTTCGGCCAGCAGTCGATCACGACCTGGCGGGCGGCGCTGGAAACCAATCTGGTGCGGCTGCTGGCCCGCGAGAGTCACGACCACCACGACTCGCGCGTTTTCTTTTCCAACAGCGGCACCGAGGCCGTCGAGGCGGCCATCAAATTTGCCCAGGCGGCCCGTCCCAAGGCCAAATACCTGATCAACTTCACCCGCGCCTACCACGGCAAGACACTGGGATCGCTGGCGATCACGCCCAATCCCAACCTCCAGGGGCCATTTCGCAACATCCTCAACCCGGCGGTGATCACCCTGCCGTTCGGGGACACCGAGGCCGTCGAGCGGGCCATCAAGCGGGTCGGCGATCAGGTCATCGCGGTGATTCTGGAGCCGATTCTGGGCGAGGCGGGCGTGCGCCTTCCGCCGCCGGGATTTCTCAAGCGGGTGGGCGAGGTCTGCCGTGCGGCGGGCGTGCTGGTCATCGCCGACGAGATTCAGACCGGGCTGGGCCGCACCGGGCACTGGTTCGAGAGTGTGGCGCAGGGCCTGGTCCCCGACATCCTGACCCTGGCCAAGCCGCTGGGCGGCGGCATGTTGCCGGTGGGCGCGACCATCGTGCGCCACGAGATCTACAAGCCGCTCCTGGGCAGCGTCGAGACCGTCAAGCGCCACTCCAACACTTTCGGCGGCAACTCGCTGGCGATGGCGGTGGGCCTCAAAAGCCTGGAGCTGCTGATGGACCACGACTACCCGGCCCGCTCACGGGCGATGGGTGAGCGCGGCCTGAAGCGCCTCACGGCCTTGCAGCGTCAGCACCCCGGCCTCCTTGAGGACGTGCGCGGCGCGGGCATGCTGTTTGCCATGAACTTCCGGCCTGTTGCCAAGTTGCCCTTCTCCGCCCAGGGCGCGCTGATCTCGGAAGTCACCGGGATGCTGGCACTGGTGGCTTTTTACCGCCGGGGCGTGCTGCTCAACTTCTCGCTCAATGCTGCGCGCACCATGCGCCTGACCCCGGCCATGAACATGCCGGATGAGCTGTTTGACCGGATGTTTAGTCAAGTGGAGGCTGCCGCCGCCGAGTATCCCAGCAGCTTCGCGCTGGCGCAGAAGTACGGCCTGCCGGAACTCCTGGCGCTGGGCAAGGCCGCTTTTCTGGAACCGTGAGGCAAGTGGTGCTGAAGACAGCTTCGGCAGCGTTCCCTGGCGCGTAACAGAATCTGCTGGGTGGCCCGACGCGGAGCGGGTGATAGACTGACGCCAACATGACTGAAATCGCCAAAGGGTTAGAGGGCGTGCTGTTTACCGAGAGTAAACTCACCTTCATCAACGGATCAGAAGGCATTCTCACCCACCTGGGCATTCCCATTCAGGAATGGGCCGAGAAGAGCACCTTCGAGGAACTGAGCTGCGCGCTGCTGGCGGGCAAATTGCCGAGTGCCGCCGAACTCGCCAAATTCGACGCCGCGCTGCGGGCCAACCGCGAGGTCCCCGCCGAACTGCTCAAGGAAATCTCCGGCTTTCCGCCGCACGCCAACCCGATGCAGATGCTGCGAACGGCCATCAGCGCCCTGGGCCTGTACGACCCTCAGTCGGAAGACACCAGCGAGGCCGCCCGGTCCGCGATCAGCATCCGGCTGATCGCCCAGTTCGCCACCGTGATTGCTGCGGTTG
This portion of the Deinococcus rubellus genome encodes:
- a CDS encoding sulfite exporter TauE/SafE family protein, encoding MILAVVLIGLLAGVLGAILGLGGGVVVVPALQYVLPLFGDNISITQAVAISQIGVLAVGVAGTAGYLQKGLIRARTGYLLSPYTIIGGAAGSYLGLILPARAVATVFAALLLYSAYNLLRGLKRIEQEREPSKLVPPAMGFAGIMSGLLGIGGGTVQVPVMNLLAGIPIREAIATSTFIMGLTAVANALIYSAGGFLDFHLAAAVAAGILIGARAGTGLATRISAQNLKLAFSLLLIFTAGQMLWKYWA
- a CDS encoding acyltransferase — protein: MTWLKPLAIPDTAEQTYAAFFADLETKLSDPATHRPELVRDLLAELVYGRSYAALTADSPLLALNLDSRNVTFEAEYYMATDDAEFQRVKPLLWLWKNVDLTPLGHNPLFGIPLRQVLAGHIFKSVGRNFKCWQNVEFSVGYNMEVGDDVVVHRNVLLDDIGGIELHDGASVSDYVNIYSHTHSVLDGSDVTLRKTVIGRGARLTYHSTILAGSVVSDDALLATHALLRGDIEPHGIAMGLPARTTRLKIREAGPVGGIDSRTHPAHAPLKANPQFPEPTPNQTRRIDEEAEPVLPRMGFVAGNKR
- a CDS encoding class I SAM-dependent rRNA methyltransferase; the protein is MTDAAPAKRPRLRLRLTAAAEGHIRRGHPWVYESSVREQNREGESGELAVIYDRQDRFLAVGLYDPSSPLRVRVLHAGSPLNLDRLWWKRHLESAVQRRAALFGESTDGYRLINGESDGWPGLVLDRYAHTLVLKLYTAAWLPHLDLLLDLLLDLLQGRFGTASESGSDPAEVPGEARGGWPDLRVVLRMSRNMQTQAAGQGFSDGQVLLGGAIGGPVIFQEYGLKFEADVVRGQKTGFFLDQRENRRIVGGMVEKLVQQGDGRRVLNAFSFSGGFSLASARAGAAEVVSVDISRHALESSERNFALNRELPGVARCFHRPVQADVFAWMGETGPGDTGAGEPFDLIVLDPPSLARREIEREGAIRAYSRLSDQAIHRLRPGGVLMSASCSSHVSAEEFFEAVRTVARRSGRAWKELRTTRHAPDHHATFTEAEYLKAIYLRVE
- a CDS encoding GNAT family N-acetyltransferase — protein: MTNAALVLRPAGRDDLGFLQDLLPRFVSFGLPPGQDEGAVLAGAAQHLLGALAAPQSDSALLIAWMEQAGQPDRRAGFLRLDTERPLFGPPFAYLADLALAEWAEGHGLGQLLLEQAERWAWERGLKQLQLHVFATNARARKLYARAGYSEATLGLVKVLKP
- a CDS encoding fumarylacetoacetate hydrolase family protein yields the protein MKLIRFRDGAGVRWGRLEGEQIQVTLGMGGEVSGETALLGSVQVLAPAEPSKIVCVGRNYIDHIKELGNDTGELPREPGLFLKAANTLAENSGNVSYPEWSENFHFEGELALVISQTARNLTPVEVPAAILGYTCALDLTARDKQKTDLQWFRAKAADRFCPLGPTLETQFDPTDVTLRTLVNGETKQDSRTSFMIFDVVQILTYVTRYVTLERGDVVLTGTPSGVGPLERGDTLRVEIDGLDALTTHIV
- a CDS encoding S41 family peptidase; this encodes MIKFNQTGRAALGTLVLCAALLSSAQASPAQTSPAAELFNRASDLFQSEYYGWSDEDRSTLVSQYAAELQTRCAPEGEACSFETGRAVLTEMFDHFHDDHTSVRDAETAQRLMEIQNDLSVPRTGARVIKQPEGLLVVGVQAGSPAEQAGVKLYDLITSVNGEVAGKDQAVDSLAFVRLERAAQPLALVIQRPGTASLNLSITPTEMKARDEPSLSYPAPGVALINFPTFLSGDSAPLFLERIKEAQATGAHDLIIDLRYNGGGRLDQCVAAASIFKPVVYQARFRGGGWSFGGLGGEQAPALSARIDHTSHVWNGPAAILVGENTASCAEVFTFFAQKTGVKVIGTATKGVGNSGVNFFPLPDHGILSLTMLRAFDETGAALPDHITPDISAPTDIQALIKSGNDTTLDAALKALGVPGPAATGAVK
- a CDS encoding class-III pyridoxal-phosphate-dependent aminotransferase; this translates as MTSPSMTSPPASGFIRADDVLQGRLSDAQTVFLEKQYGHGKLIRLLEVVGVGGPFKVMSPWELEDARGQQIINASGYAALPFGDNPPELNTFLREVLEKTDQVMFGQQSITTWRAALETNLVRLLARESHDHHDSRVFFSNSGTEAVEAAIKFAQAARPKAKYLINFTRAYHGKTLGSLAITPNPNLQGPFRNILNPAVITLPFGDTEAVERAIKRVGDQVIAVILEPILGEAGVRLPPPGFLKRVGEVCRAAGVLVIADEIQTGLGRTGHWFESVAQGLVPDILTLAKPLGGGMLPVGATIVRHEIYKPLLGSVETVKRHSNTFGGNSLAMAVGLKSLELLMDHDYPARSRAMGERGLKRLTALQRQHPGLLEDVRGAGMLFAMNFRPVAKLPFSAQGALISEVTGMLALVAFYRRGVLLNFSLNAARTMRLTPAMNMPDELFDRMFSQVEAAAAEYPSSFALAQKYGLPELLALGKAAFLEP